From one Planctomicrobium piriforme genomic stretch:
- a CDS encoding SUMF1/EgtB/PvdO family nonheme iron enzyme, whose amino-acid sequence MQNSSIKIRHASRIGATITEVVTVLVVIGLLSAVSTPLVLHWRSAARTNACRNNLRTLTLAMRQYHDSHQSLPPAAVWNTDATTSLALHSSKRVELITQENWAILLLPWLGQTRLLQQFDLTRPIGADENEVARGQFLRVMNCGLDDFNHADNPYELESPSAEGPVAFARGNYAINGGTHNYQFDPPSTTTPRGDLLHLVMSDSPRQYQMWGNGIAGINKSFRIDEFTNGQSTLVALEELRAGIHPLDPRGVWALGQIGGSITWGHGVNSDDFGPNHQWSRADDLLGCGTLHQVLGSEALEQERMPCVHYVDANHQATSRSLHPNGVHLSLLDGSVRFISDRIDPGLWHVMHSRETPPEVLAADFDAKLQVVNFEEKQVRPRPSSEESAPIPERLVNSIEMEFVAVPAGEFEMGTPDLNNASMAPANCPAHIVQITRPYLLGTKEVTQSQYRRVMIGSDAMNQALPPDGVAVQDAFPITNVTWNEAVDFCKRLSEMPEEQQARRSYRLPTEAQWERACRAGGSESYVWRSTRLPTDSSGEAAGINPPLPLTPVGAYDPNTYGLHDMRGNAWEWSADWFDRDYYVRGARNDPAGPAHGYLKVVRGGDWRFVGEVCHIDYPMMADWIRNQFVGFRVVCEISK is encoded by the coding sequence ATGCAGAACTCCTCGATCAAAATTCGACACGCTTCTCGCATCGGTGCCACGATCACCGAGGTCGTCACCGTGCTTGTCGTAATCGGTCTCCTTTCGGCGGTCAGTACTCCGCTTGTGCTGCATTGGCGCAGCGCCGCTAGAACAAACGCCTGTCGCAACAATCTGCGGACGCTGACTCTCGCGATGCGGCAGTATCATGACAGCCATCAGTCACTCCCACCCGCCGCAGTATGGAATACGGATGCGACGACATCACTCGCACTGCACAGTTCGAAACGCGTTGAACTGATCACGCAGGAAAACTGGGCAATTCTGCTGCTGCCATGGCTGGGGCAGACCCGCCTGTTGCAACAATTCGATTTGACCCGACCGATTGGCGCTGATGAAAACGAAGTCGCCCGCGGCCAATTTTTGCGAGTCATGAACTGCGGACTGGATGATTTCAACCATGCGGACAACCCGTACGAACTCGAAAGCCCATCAGCGGAAGGTCCGGTTGCATTTGCACGAGGCAACTACGCCATCAATGGAGGGACTCACAATTATCAGTTTGATCCCCCTTCCACGACGACTCCGCGCGGCGACCTGCTGCACCTGGTGATGAGCGATTCGCCGCGACAGTACCAGATGTGGGGAAACGGGATTGCCGGCATTAATAAGTCTTTCAGGATTGACGAATTCACGAACGGTCAGTCAACGCTGGTTGCTCTCGAAGAATTGCGGGCAGGCATTCATCCCCTCGACCCTCGCGGCGTCTGGGCATTGGGGCAAATTGGCGGCAGCATCACCTGGGGGCACGGGGTGAACAGCGATGATTTCGGACCTAACCATCAGTGGTCACGCGCAGACGACCTGTTGGGTTGCGGCACGCTGCATCAGGTACTCGGTTCCGAGGCGCTGGAGCAGGAACGCATGCCTTGTGTCCACTATGTCGACGCCAATCATCAGGCGACCTCGCGCAGCCTGCACCCAAATGGCGTTCATCTATCGCTGCTGGACGGATCTGTGCGTTTCATCAGCGATCGGATCGATCCCGGTCTATGGCATGTGATGCATTCCCGCGAAACTCCCCCTGAGGTTCTCGCAGCTGACTTCGATGCCAAGTTGCAAGTCGTCAATTTTGAAGAGAAGCAGGTCCGTCCGAGGCCGTCATCAGAGGAATCGGCGCCAATTCCAGAGCGTCTGGTCAATTCCATTGAAATGGAATTCGTCGCCGTGCCCGCTGGTGAATTCGAAATGGGAACTCCAGACCTCAATAACGCCTCGATGGCGCCTGCCAACTGTCCTGCACACATCGTTCAAATCACCCGGCCGTATTTGTTGGGAACCAAGGAAGTGACCCAGTCGCAGTATCGGCGAGTCATGATCGGAAGCGATGCCATGAATCAAGCACTCCCGCCTGATGGCGTCGCGGTTCAAGATGCATTTCCCATCACAAACGTCACCTGGAATGAGGCCGTTGATTTCTGTAAACGGTTGAGCGAAATGCCGGAAGAGCAACAAGCTCGACGAAGCTATCGGTTGCCGACCGAAGCGCAATGGGAGCGCGCCTGCCGGGCGGGCGGCAGTGAATCCTATGTCTGGAGATCAACTCGACTGCCGACGGACAGCTCTGGAGAAGCTGCAGGCATCAATCCGCCGTTGCCGTTGACCCCTGTCGGCGCGTACGATCCCAACACATATGGTCTCCACGACATGCGCGGCAACGCCTGGGAATGGTCAGCGGATTGGTTTGATCGCGACTACTATGTCCGGGGTGCTCGGAACGATCCTGCCGGTCCAGCCCACGGCTATCTCAAGGTCGTGCGAGGAGGAGACTGGAGATTCGTCGGGGAGGTCTGCCATATTGATTATCCAATGATGGCGGATTGGATTCGAAATCAGTTTGTCGGCTTTAGAGTCGTTTGCGAGATTTCGAAATGA
- a CDS encoding Gfo/Idh/MocA family oxidoreductase, whose protein sequence is MAVSEVKLGLIGTGAGTTGSVSDALKRQPRLRLIEVYDACIAAAQTEAQQLEAAYSPSLDGLLRRTSGVIVANVKWMGAEPLVRAAGLQRPALILAPVFCRFTQVELRRLQHFAELTRTLMMPELTYRWARSTLRLRELTATKLQGIEQMEIVCRCEPDSNEELMIYDWCSNVVQSECLQVRANSTGGEVRLQYRRLQQSGNPVSIFLRFEKSDPLPAFPILDAQITCRTGSVRISGEVDLSWQITGNEQSECLRSDRTPGDLMYDLFGRRLVGGVVPVPDVTDLIRATAVRDARRTSQATQTDAIP, encoded by the coding sequence ATGGCGGTGTCGGAAGTCAAACTCGGTCTGATCGGAACCGGCGCCGGCACAACGGGGAGCGTGTCGGATGCGCTCAAGCGCCAGCCTCGGTTGCGATTGATCGAGGTTTACGACGCCTGCATTGCTGCGGCGCAAACCGAGGCCCAGCAACTGGAAGCCGCATATTCTCCCAGTCTCGACGGACTGCTCCGACGGACCAGCGGCGTCATCGTCGCTAATGTGAAATGGATGGGCGCCGAACCGCTCGTGCGTGCCGCCGGCTTGCAACGGCCTGCCCTGATTCTGGCACCCGTGTTCTGTCGTTTCACACAGGTGGAACTCCGCCGGTTACAGCACTTTGCCGAACTGACCAGAACATTGATGATGCCCGAGCTGACTTATCGCTGGGCGAGATCCACGTTGCGGCTCCGCGAACTCACGGCGACAAAGCTGCAGGGGATCGAGCAGATGGAGATCGTCTGTCGCTGCGAACCCGACAGCAACGAAGAGCTGATGATCTACGACTGGTGCAGCAATGTCGTGCAGTCGGAATGCCTGCAGGTGCGGGCCAACTCGACTGGGGGCGAAGTCCGATTGCAGTACCGTCGCCTGCAGCAGAGCGGCAATCCGGTTTCGATCTTCCTGCGGTTCGAAAAGAGCGATCCCCTGCCGGCGTTTCCAATCCTGGACGCGCAGATTACCTGCCGGACCGGTTCCGTCCGCATCTCCGGGGAAGTCGATCTGTCATGGCAGATCACCGGAAATGAACAGAGCGAATGCCTGCGGTCAGACCGCACCCCCGGCGACCTGATGTACGACCTGTTTGGCCGCCGACTGGTGGGCGGCGTGGTGCCGGTGCCCGACGTGACGGATCTGATCAGGGCAACCGCCGTTCGCGATGCCAGACGCACGAGTCAGGCCACGCAGACGGACGCAATTCCTTAG
- a CDS encoding c-type cytochrome, whose amino-acid sequence MRYSVFIALAFASLFFVPCVNAAEQPSPAAAMRKLLESGRVPEQRLPTIVKMICERGNADDLNLILAQMLKENGWSDELRADALDWLAIAAVQRKVQPDGDTSGLTTLLKSKNLLIQKRAVTLAGLWKVASAETALAELAQDPKLPAALRRQSLQAIASLDREKATKLLTTLAASGKSFELRAMGAGVLASLNASDAATAAAKILQDAGPHDQPGPMLDAFLEQKDGSAALAAALKSNPPAKDVAKLLLRHIYSVGRTDAGLNQVLSEQAGINQSAPPPTKEEVAVMVADAAKSGDPVRGEAVFRRADLSCLNCHSVSKGGGQIGPDLSAIGSSSPVEYLVASILDPDQAIKEAYTTKVIATVDGKVLQGIIESRTADSLVLKDATGKQISVPLADIDEEIEGKSLMPKGLVNFMTHAEFLDLTAFLSELGKPGEYGIRSTQRMQRYRVLLQAPESLLQQVPTLTNYEDLVLESENWVAAYARVNGQLPLAELATKTGSPVVYLKGEIACSEAGPVTIQLKSTAGTTVWLDSQELGSAPQFNVELTPGVHAVIVRVDTTQQPDATLQIEVVRPAGSSAQFVVVDGQ is encoded by the coding sequence ATGCGATACTCCGTTTTCATCGCGCTCGCATTCGCCTCTTTGTTTTTTGTTCCCTGCGTGAACGCGGCAGAACAGCCGAGCCCGGCCGCCGCGATGCGGAAGCTGCTCGAGAGCGGCCGCGTCCCAGAGCAACGTTTGCCGACCATCGTGAAGATGATCTGCGAACGGGGGAACGCCGACGACCTGAACCTGATTCTGGCCCAGATGCTCAAAGAAAACGGCTGGAGCGATGAACTGCGGGCAGACGCTTTGGATTGGCTGGCGATTGCGGCCGTGCAACGGAAAGTGCAGCCGGACGGCGACACGTCGGGACTGACGACGCTGCTCAAGAGCAAAAATTTGCTTATTCAAAAGCGCGCAGTGACGCTGGCCGGCTTGTGGAAAGTAGCCTCGGCAGAAACGGCTCTGGCCGAACTCGCGCAGGATCCGAAGCTCCCCGCGGCACTCCGCCGACAGTCCTTGCAGGCGATCGCCAGTCTCGACCGGGAGAAGGCGACCAAACTGCTGACGACTCTCGCCGCCTCAGGCAAGTCTTTCGAACTGCGCGCGATGGGCGCGGGGGTGCTGGCGAGCCTGAACGCCAGTGATGCGGCCACGGCCGCCGCCAAAATCCTGCAGGATGCCGGACCGCATGACCAGCCGGGCCCGATGCTCGACGCTTTTCTGGAACAGAAGGACGGCTCCGCAGCCCTGGCCGCGGCGCTCAAAAGCAACCCGCCGGCAAAAGATGTGGCCAAGCTTCTTCTGCGACACATATACTCGGTCGGTCGTACTGATGCAGGGCTCAATCAGGTGCTTTCAGAACAGGCGGGCATCAACCAGTCTGCTCCGCCTCCCACCAAGGAAGAAGTGGCTGTGATGGTGGCCGATGCCGCGAAATCGGGCGATCCGGTCCGCGGCGAAGCGGTCTTTCGCCGCGCCGACCTGAGCTGTTTGAATTGTCATTCCGTCAGCAAAGGGGGCGGACAGATCGGTCCGGACCTGTCGGCCATCGGTTCGAGTTCGCCGGTCGAGTATCTGGTCGCGTCGATTCTCGACCCGGATCAGGCGATTAAAGAAGCCTACACCACAAAAGTGATTGCCACCGTCGACGGCAAAGTACTGCAAGGGATCATTGAGAGCCGAACAGCCGATTCTCTGGTCCTGAAGGACGCGACGGGCAAACAAATCTCGGTACCGCTGGCCGATATTGACGAAGAGATTGAAGGCAAGTCGCTGATGCCCAAAGGGCTGGTCAACTTCATGACGCATGCCGAATTCCTCGACCTCACCGCGTTCCTGAGCGAACTCGGCAAGCCGGGCGAGTACGGCATTCGTTCCACCCAGCGGATGCAGCGTTACCGAGTTCTGTTGCAAGCCCCGGAGAGCCTGTTGCAACAGGTGCCCACGCTCACCAACTACGAAGACCTGGTGCTGGAATCCGAGAACTGGGTGGCGGCCTATGCTCGCGTGAATGGCCAACTGCCGCTTGCGGAACTTGCGACCAAGACCGGCAGTCCCGTGGTCTATCTCAAAGGGGAGATCGCCTGTTCAGAAGCAGGACCAGTGACGATTCAACTGAAATCCACTGCCGGAACAACAGTATGGCTCGACTCGCAGGAACTCGGTTCGGCACCACAGTTCAACGTCGAACTCACGCCGGGCGTGCATGCTGTGATTGTCCGCGTCGATACCACGCAGCAACCCGATGCGACCTTGCAGATTGAGGTCGTCAGGCCGGCTGGCTCATCGGCGCAGTTCGTGGTGGTGGACGGACAATAA
- a CDS encoding DUF1571 domain-containing protein translates to MPRSERSTNPLMRNVLALLVASVTVGIAHLNLDPFCTGGEGGGAKRANAAPPRMPPPPELPTQIPASSELVAAVASAASPSTKVADDPSTLRGVWALKMAAALLEKGCHNFSKVPDYTACMFKQERLNGALGDGQTIDLKVRHEPYSVYMKWQSGDRGRQLIYVHGQNDGNMLVQPGGIKGRLTGLLSLEPTGSLAMAESRYPITKAGLLQLGHTILEYQHQDLERGCGFTCELRDHQEFEGRACYLYHINYESPEIHSVYRKSLIYVDKELSLPICVKNYTWGKDVNPETIDEETLIEFYAYTDLKIEQELSASDFDRNNRDYKLRVR, encoded by the coding sequence ATGCCGCGTTCGGAACGATCCACCAATCCTCTGATGCGAAATGTTCTGGCCCTGCTCGTGGCCAGCGTGACGGTCGGGATTGCCCACCTCAATCTGGATCCGTTCTGTACCGGGGGAGAAGGGGGAGGCGCCAAGCGCGCCAACGCCGCTCCGCCCCGCATGCCGCCGCCGCCGGAACTCCCCACGCAGATTCCAGCGTCCTCGGAACTGGTCGCTGCCGTCGCCAGCGCCGCCTCGCCGTCGACGAAAGTCGCAGACGATCCCTCCACACTCCGCGGCGTGTGGGCTCTCAAAATGGCCGCCGCCCTATTGGAAAAAGGCTGCCATAACTTTTCGAAAGTGCCCGACTACACCGCCTGCATGTTCAAGCAGGAACGCCTGAACGGGGCGCTCGGAGATGGTCAGACGATCGATCTCAAAGTCCGGCACGAACCCTACAGCGTCTACATGAAATGGCAGTCAGGCGATCGCGGACGTCAGCTCATCTACGTCCACGGCCAGAACGACGGCAATATGCTCGTCCAGCCAGGCGGCATCAAGGGCCGACTCACGGGTCTGCTGAGCCTCGAACCGACCGGTTCGCTGGCGATGGCCGAATCCCGTTATCCCATCACCAAAGCCGGACTCCTCCAACTCGGCCACACGATTCTCGAATATCAGCACCAGGATCTGGAACGCGGTTGCGGCTTCACCTGCGAACTCCGCGATCACCAGGAGTTTGAAGGCCGGGCCTGCTATCTGTATCACATCAATTACGAGAGTCCGGAGATCCACTCTGTCTACCGCAAGTCGCTGATCTACGTCGACAAGGAACTCTCGCTGCCGATCTGCGTGAAGAACTACACCTGGGGCAAAGACGTCAATCCGGAAACGATCGACGAAGAAACCCTGATCGAGTTCTACGCCTACACCGACCTGAAGATCGAACAGGAACTCAGCGCCTCCGACTTCGACCGCAACAATCGCGATTACAAGCTGCGAGTTCGGTAG
- a CDS encoding Dph6-related ATP pyrophosphatase — protein sequence MLTTFNGAADRVAMHAVRRTLSERQAELLGLPLTAIELPWPCSNEIYEQRMQAAIALAAADGVTHIAFGDLFLEEIRDYRIRLLAESGISPLFPIWCGVDGTPRLAQEMISSGLQTIVTCVDARLLPGEFAGRQFDSQFLDDLPPTVDPCGERGEFHTFCWNSPLFPTPIPVQPGQIVERDGFICADLLPAIVPDPESSLRRKSSLGIPGQN from the coding sequence TTGCTGACGACATTCAACGGCGCAGCAGATCGCGTGGCGATGCATGCCGTCCGCAGAACCCTCTCGGAACGTCAGGCCGAATTGCTCGGCTTGCCCCTCACGGCCATCGAGCTCCCCTGGCCCTGCTCGAACGAGATTTACGAACAGCGGATGCAGGCCGCAATCGCACTGGCCGCCGCCGACGGCGTGACCCATATTGCCTTTGGCGATCTGTTTCTCGAAGAGATTCGGGATTACCGCATTCGACTGCTGGCCGAGTCTGGGATCTCCCCGCTCTTCCCCATCTGGTGCGGCGTCGACGGGACGCCCCGTCTTGCCCAAGAAATGATCTCGTCTGGACTGCAGACAATTGTCACCTGCGTCGACGCCCGCCTTCTTCCCGGCGAATTCGCCGGCCGGCAATTCGACTCGCAGTTTCTCGACGACCTGCCGCCGACGGTCGACCCCTGCGGGGAACGGGGGGAGTTTCACACGTTTTGCTGGAACAGCCCGTTATTTCCAACGCCAATTCCTGTTCAGCCGGGCCAAATCGTCGAACGCGACGGCTTCATTTGCGCCGACCTCTTGCCGGCCATTGTCCCGGACCCTGAATCGTCACTGCGCCGAAAATCGAGCCTCGGCATTCCAGGTCAGAACTGA
- a CDS encoding CvpA family protein produces MMDILLLVGMGLVIWMVGNDGPWGAGITFVSVLMSGLIAMNFFEPLANLMGRAVMTSYDWQIRWDIICLLGIFSLCVFLFRTIGEQLLPTYAELSSPVYEGARWGFAALTAYAVAAFVCTSLHVAPLPREFLGFTAESRNLFGMAPDRQWLGFTQHASEKSLMRMRADNRPALFDVAYFPSNPADVRTTKEWSSFPIRYAARRQQFASGGAPLPVQSNVPLAPPGPPVPVNNPNAGTGGF; encoded by the coding sequence ATGATGGATATTCTGCTCCTTGTGGGCATGGGATTGGTGATCTGGATGGTGGGGAACGACGGTCCCTGGGGGGCCGGGATCACGTTCGTCTCGGTACTGATGTCGGGCCTGATCGCAATGAACTTCTTCGAGCCCCTCGCCAATCTGATGGGCCGGGCTGTGATGACCTCCTACGACTGGCAGATTCGCTGGGACATTATCTGTCTGCTGGGAATTTTCTCGCTCTGTGTTTTCTTGTTTCGCACCATCGGCGAGCAGCTACTGCCGACTTATGCCGAACTCAGTTCTCCGGTGTATGAAGGGGCTCGCTGGGGCTTTGCCGCACTGACCGCCTATGCCGTCGCGGCGTTTGTCTGCACCAGCCTGCATGTCGCACCGCTGCCGCGCGAATTCCTGGGCTTCACGGCCGAGAGCCGCAACCTGTTTGGAATGGCCCCCGACCGCCAGTGGCTTGGTTTCACCCAACATGCCTCGGAAAAATCGCTGATGCGCATGCGGGCAGATAACCGGCCTGCATTGTTCGACGTCGCATACTTCCCGAGCAATCCCGCCGATGTCCGCACGACGAAGGAATGGTCTTCGTTCCCGATTCGCTATGCCGCCCGTCGCCAGCAGTTTGCTTCTGGCGGCGCTCCCCTGCCGGTGCAGTCCAATGTGCCGCTGGCGCCTCCCGGTCCGCCTGTCCCCGTCAATAACCCGAACGCAGGGACCGGCGGGTTTTGA
- a CDS encoding Dabb family protein: MLSHNVFFTLHDDSPSAIDQLVVACQKYLRNHPGVAFFAAGTLGKEFSRPVNDRMFDVALHVVFIDREAHDAYQVAPDHKLFIEENNSNWKQVRVFDSWVE, from the coding sequence ATGCTCTCGCACAATGTCTTTTTCACCCTGCACGACGATTCCCCTTCCGCGATCGACCAATTGGTCGTGGCCTGCCAGAAGTACCTGCGGAATCACCCCGGCGTCGCTTTCTTCGCGGCCGGCACGCTGGGCAAGGAATTCTCGCGCCCGGTGAACGACCGCATGTTTGACGTCGCCCTGCACGTGGTCTTCATCGACCGGGAAGCCCACGACGCCTATCAGGTGGCTCCGGATCACAAGCTCTTCATCGAAGAAAACAATTCGAACTGGAAACAGGTTCGCGTCTTCGATTCCTGGGTCGAGTAG
- a CDS encoding SMP-30/gluconolactonase/LRE family protein, translated as MLRALMFGLACSLFCLAAQAEGPVKTDEPYARLPLQFGLCDGPSWTGKSLFIPDVKAGILYDYDPVSGMLTKITENVRISGTCYRHGRLYASDNGNARISLLDGHDLTTLAVVDTAEKPVNKPNDLVVDAQGGVYVTLTKPNQVVYVTREGKVSVAVDGLPTPNGLTLSPDEKTLYVASYLPKEIWAYDVTAPGQTANGRKFAFMDDGKDPGADGMTIDADGNVYCAGAKAVWIWNPKGELLGKIETPARPINCKFGDADLKTLYITCFDGLYRQRMTVSGLAPGRDH; from the coding sequence ATGCTGCGTGCGCTCATGTTCGGTCTGGCTTGTTCGCTGTTCTGTCTTGCCGCGCAGGCGGAAGGTCCGGTGAAAACCGATGAACCCTACGCCAGGCTGCCCCTCCAGTTCGGCCTGTGCGACGGCCCCAGTTGGACCGGCAAGTCCCTGTTTATTCCCGATGTGAAAGCCGGAATCCTTTACGACTACGATCCGGTCAGCGGCATGCTGACAAAAATCACAGAAAACGTGAGGATCTCCGGCACCTGTTACCGTCACGGTCGGCTGTACGCCTCGGACAACGGCAACGCCCGCATCAGTCTGCTCGATGGCCACGACCTGACGACGCTCGCTGTCGTCGACACGGCCGAAAAACCAGTGAACAAACCCAACGATCTGGTGGTCGACGCCCAGGGGGGCGTGTACGTCACGCTCACGAAACCGAATCAGGTGGTCTATGTCACCCGTGAAGGGAAAGTTTCCGTCGCGGTCGACGGCCTCCCCACCCCCAACGGCCTGACCCTCTCGCCGGATGAGAAGACCCTGTATGTCGCTTCGTACCTTCCCAAGGAGATCTGGGCCTACGATGTGACAGCCCCCGGCCAGACGGCCAATGGCCGCAAGTTCGCCTTCATGGACGACGGCAAAGATCCCGGTGCAGACGGCATGACGATCGACGCCGACGGCAACGTCTACTGCGCCGGTGCCAAGGCCGTCTGGATCTGGAACCCCAAGGGAGAACTGCTCGGCAAGATCGAAACTCCCGCCCGCCCGATCAACTGCAAATTCGGCGACGCCGACCTGAAGACCCTCTACATCACCTGCTTCGACGGCCTGTACCGTCAACGAATGACGGTGTCAGGACTCGCTCCTGGTCGCGATCATTAA
- a CDS encoding phosphatidate phosphatase App1 family protein, with protein sequence MSERTGSREKKEETSHAVHAGEMVVFYRSSAHYSPLGQCWHLQVRGSIFSASPSRLRKGVLLQLFKRVVKPENAVEVRQRFHDRARLFLHNGRKGKSVPIAIAEKAYHLPNTLPNGQFETTITLQAAELEPIMQTDAFGRRFVSFCTHLPEDDQRLFAGEIELIPPTGISVVSDVDDTIKVTNVRDRKELLANTFTREFRSVDGMRDLYQHWARQGASFHYVSASPWPLYGPLIEWLDTDSFPAGTMHLRHVRLRDLRGDRTREAAFKTKRTSIENLLRLYPERQFILCGDSGERDAELYGEIARHFGGQVLHVAIRNCGHDATTEAVQARLAHLHPSRWSIFSDPRELASLPFTGG encoded by the coding sequence ATGAGCGAACGCACGGGATCACGCGAGAAAAAAGAAGAGACGTCGCATGCGGTGCATGCCGGCGAGATGGTGGTGTTCTACCGTAGTTCCGCCCATTACAGCCCGCTGGGACAGTGCTGGCATTTGCAGGTGCGAGGGAGCATCTTTTCGGCATCGCCGAGCCGCCTGCGCAAAGGGGTGCTGCTGCAGCTCTTCAAACGGGTGGTCAAGCCGGAGAATGCCGTCGAAGTTCGGCAGCGTTTTCATGACCGTGCGCGGCTGTTTCTGCACAATGGCCGCAAGGGAAAGTCGGTTCCCATCGCCATTGCAGAAAAGGCGTATCATCTCCCCAACACGCTCCCCAACGGCCAGTTCGAAACCACGATCACGCTCCAGGCTGCGGAACTCGAACCGATCATGCAGACCGATGCCTTCGGTCGGCGATTCGTCTCGTTCTGTACGCATTTGCCGGAAGATGACCAGCGACTGTTCGCCGGGGAAATTGAACTGATTCCCCCGACCGGGATCTCTGTCGTGTCAGATGTCGACGACACCATCAAGGTGACCAACGTCCGCGACCGCAAGGAATTGCTGGCAAACACGTTCACGCGAGAATTCCGTTCGGTCGACGGCATGCGGGATCTTTATCAGCACTGGGCGCGGCAGGGAGCGAGTTTTCACTATGTTTCCGCGAGCCCTTGGCCGCTCTATGGCCCATTGATCGAATGGCTGGATACTGACTCATTTCCAGCCGGGACAATGCACCTACGGCATGTGCGGCTGCGCGATCTGCGCGGGGACCGGACGCGCGAAGCGGCTTTCAAAACGAAACGCACATCGATCGAGAACCTGCTGCGGCTGTACCCCGAGCGGCAGTTCATTCTCTGCGGGGACTCGGGCGAACGGGATGCCGAACTCTACGGCGAGATTGCCCGTCATTTCGGAGGACAGGTGCTGCATGTTGCCATTCGCAACTGCGGGCATGACGCCACGACGGAAGCAGTCCAGGCCCGCCTGGCCCATCTCCACCCGAGCCGCTGGTCGATCTTCAGTGATCCGCGAGAACTCGCCAGCCTGCCGTTCACTGGCGGCTGA
- the arfB gene encoding alternative ribosome rescue aminoacyl-tRNA hydrolase ArfB: protein MNLVISEQLSIPMSELRFAYVRSSGPGGQNVNKVNSQVQLAWKVAECQSLPADVLERLQAAQQGRISKAGFLRIHSDEYRDREKNREACLDRLRGMIAEVAKPPKKRRKTRVPKGVVEGRLREKLQRAQVKQTRRRPRLDD from the coding sequence GTGAATCTGGTCATTTCGGAGCAGTTGTCGATTCCGATGTCGGAATTGCGGTTCGCCTACGTCCGCAGTTCGGGACCAGGGGGGCAGAACGTCAACAAGGTCAATTCGCAGGTCCAGCTCGCCTGGAAGGTTGCGGAATGCCAGTCGCTTCCGGCCGATGTGCTGGAACGATTGCAGGCGGCCCAACAGGGCCGCATCTCCAAAGCAGGCTTCCTCAGAATTCACAGCGACGAATATCGCGATCGGGAAAAGAACCGGGAGGCCTGCCTGGACCGGCTGCGCGGGATGATTGCGGAGGTGGCGAAGCCTCCCAAAAAACGTCGGAAGACACGGGTGCCCAAAGGAGTGGTCGAGGGACGGTTGCGAGAAAAACTGCAACGGGCGCAGGTCAAACAGACCCGACGCCGTCCTCGTCTGGATGACTGA